The following coding sequences are from one Halomonas sp. HAL1 window:
- the glmS gene encoding glutamine--fructose-6-phosphate transaminase (isomerizing) encodes MCGIVAAIACHDVLTTLIEGLQRLEYRGYDSAGVAVLAEGGQLNRVREVGKVAVLEAALATQPTSGKLGIAHTRWATHGQPNQRNAHPHLSGERLAVVHNGIIENHEQLRSQLIEKGYTFTSETDTEVVAHLIAHEFARTGELTAAVQATLKQLEGAYALAVIHADQPDTLVGARKGSPLVVGLSAEGYYLGSDPLALLPVTRQFHYLKEGDVVTLTSAGVYIRDINGALVTRENHYFEHDDGATGKAGYRHFMLKEIHEQPKAIADTLSGLLAEGRVRVDALGPGAETLLDAVKQVHIVACGTSYHAGQVARYWLEELAGIPCQVEVASEYRYRHVVVPSGTLFLTLSQSGETADTLAALRFAQARRGINGQPAYLGTFTICNVASSSLVRESDLCLLTRAGPEIGVASTKAFTTQLAALMVITLALRQLQRGESAEEARIVAGLKALPETLTQALKLSDDIAELAKAFVDRQHTLFLGRGKQYPIAMEGALKLKEISYIHAEAYAAGELKHGPLALIDEDMPIVAVAPNCELIDKLKSNLQEVRARGGELFIFADPEVNLTESDGVHLMTLPACCVQLAPILYTLPLQLLSYHVAVLKGTDVDQPRNLAKSVTVE; translated from the coding sequence ATGTGTGGGATTGTTGCGGCCATTGCTTGTCATGATGTACTAACCACGTTGATCGAAGGCCTACAACGCCTTGAGTACCGAGGGTACGATTCGGCGGGAGTCGCCGTATTAGCCGAAGGAGGGCAGCTAAACCGCGTTCGTGAAGTAGGCAAGGTGGCTGTGCTTGAAGCGGCCTTAGCCACACAGCCTACTTCGGGAAAGTTAGGTATTGCGCATACCCGCTGGGCCACCCACGGCCAGCCCAATCAGCGTAATGCGCACCCGCATTTATCTGGCGAACGGCTAGCCGTGGTGCACAACGGCATTATTGAAAACCATGAACAGCTGCGTAGCCAGTTAATCGAAAAGGGCTATACGTTTACCTCGGAGACAGATACTGAGGTAGTAGCCCACTTGATAGCGCATGAGTTTGCCCGTACCGGTGAACTAACCGCAGCCGTACAGGCAACCTTGAAGCAGTTAGAAGGTGCTTATGCGTTGGCCGTTATACACGCCGACCAGCCTGATACGTTGGTAGGTGCACGAAAAGGCAGCCCACTGGTGGTGGGCTTAAGCGCAGAGGGGTATTACCTCGGTTCTGACCCGTTGGCGCTGTTACCGGTTACGCGCCAATTTCATTATTTAAAAGAGGGTGATGTGGTCACCCTGACCTCAGCGGGTGTTTACATTCGTGATATTAATGGGGCCCTGGTAACCCGCGAAAATCACTACTTTGAGCATGATGATGGCGCTACCGGTAAAGCGGGCTACCGCCACTTTATGCTGAAGGAGATTCACGAACAGCCTAAGGCCATTGCTGATACATTAAGTGGCCTATTGGCAGAGGGCCGTGTGCGTGTTGATGCCTTAGGCCCTGGCGCTGAAACGCTGTTGGATGCCGTCAAGCAGGTTCACATTGTGGCGTGCGGCACCAGTTACCACGCAGGGCAAGTGGCGCGCTACTGGCTGGAGGAGCTGGCGGGCATACCCTGCCAGGTTGAAGTCGCTTCAGAATACCGCTATCGCCATGTGGTGGTGCCCAGCGGTACGCTGTTCTTAACGCTTTCGCAATCGGGTGAAACCGCCGATACTTTGGCGGCGCTACGTTTTGCTCAAGCGCGCCGGGGCATTAATGGCCAGCCTGCCTACCTGGGTACGTTCACTATTTGTAATGTGGCGAGTAGCTCCTTGGTGCGTGAGTCAGACCTGTGTTTATTAACCCGAGCGGGCCCTGAAATTGGCGTGGCCTCTACAAAGGCATTTACCACTCAGCTTGCCGCACTCATGGTGATAACATTGGCGCTGCGCCAGCTGCAGCGGGGTGAAAGTGCTGAAGAAGCTCGTATTGTTGCTGGCCTAAAGGCGTTGCCAGAAACGCTCACCCAGGCACTTAAGCTTAGCGATGATATTGCCGAGCTAGCAAAGGCCTTTGTAGATCGCCAGCACACGCTATTTTTGGGGCGTGGCAAGCAGTATCCCATAGCGATGGAGGGGGCACTGAAGCTTAAAGAGATCTCCTATATCCATGCGGAAGCCTATGCTGCGGGAGAGTTAAAGCATGGCCCGCTGGCGCTTATCGATGAAGATATGCCTATTGTGGCGGTGGCGCCTAATTGTGAGTTGATCGACAAGCTTAAATCTAACCTGCAGGAGGTTAGGGCGCGTGGAGGGGAGCTGTTCATTTTTGCTGACCCTGAGGTTAATTTGACAGAAAGCGATGGCGTTCATTTAATGACCCTACCCGCCTGTTGCGTTCAGCTTGCTCCAATCCTCTATACGCTGCCGCTACAGCTGCTTTCCTACCATGTGGCGGTGCTTAAAGGTACGGATGTTGACCAACCCCGCAATCTGGCCAAAAGCGTAACGGTAGAGTAA
- a CDS encoding ElyC/SanA/YdcF family protein, translating into MYELVKSLAAQLLMPLPVSLGLLALGALLSWRRFMRWGVTTAVVGVAVLFLASWGPFAERLLAPLESRYPALVHLPENTLLAGIVVLGGGWQPEAPYGSVAKLSESSAIRLTEGIRLWRQASALPLIVSGASRDPTVVPVARGYSAAAQSLGVPQQQLVVLDWPTDTGQEAQAVLDTLGPGAPVVLVTSASHMPRAMRHFQAAGLAPIPAPTHYLGQYHSPPALGYWVPSASHLRKTERAIYEALGLLMVPVEHSAPGNQTAQ; encoded by the coding sequence GTGTATGAGCTCGTTAAAAGCCTAGCCGCACAGTTGTTGATGCCGCTGCCGGTTAGCCTGGGTCTATTGGCCTTGGGGGCATTGTTATCTTGGCGGCGATTTATGCGTTGGGGCGTGACCACGGCCGTGGTTGGAGTGGCGGTGCTGTTTCTTGCTAGCTGGGGGCCGTTCGCCGAGCGGCTGCTGGCGCCGCTTGAAAGTCGTTACCCTGCGCTTGTCCATTTGCCGGAAAATACGCTTCTTGCGGGTATTGTGGTGCTGGGCGGTGGCTGGCAGCCAGAAGCCCCTTACGGCAGTGTGGCTAAACTAAGCGAAAGCTCGGCTATTCGTTTAACCGAGGGTATCCGCTTATGGCGTCAAGCATCCGCCCTGCCATTGATAGTCTCTGGCGCTAGCCGAGACCCCACTGTTGTGCCGGTCGCTAGGGGCTATTCAGCCGCTGCACAATCACTGGGTGTGCCGCAGCAACAGCTCGTGGTGTTGGATTGGCCTACCGATACGGGCCAGGAGGCCCAGGCGGTGCTCGATACGCTGGGGCCCGGTGCCCCTGTTGTGTTAGTAACGTCCGCGTCCCATATGCCCCGGGCGATGCGCCACTTTCAGGCGGCGGGGCTTGCCCCCATTCCGGCGCCCACCCATTACTTGGGCCAGTACCACTCCCCACCAGCGCTTGGGTACTGGGTGCCTTCTGCCAGCCATTTGCGTAAAACCGAACGTGCTATCTATGAAGCCTTAGGCCTATTAATGGTGCCGGTTGAGCACTCTGCACCGGGCAATCAAACGGCTCAGTAA
- a CDS encoding sugar transferase translates to MIKRLFDIAVSLVSLILLAPLLLIIALIVRLKLGSPVLFRQVRPGLHGKPFDMVKFRSMRDAYNAEGKPLPNSERITPFGRFLRSTSLDELPELWNVLKGDMSLVGPRPLLVEYLPLYNTHQARRHAVRPGVTGWAQVNGRNAISWERKFDYDVWYVDNHTFWLDMRIILLTVKKVFIREGISHASDVAMPRFKGSKNE, encoded by the coding sequence ATGATTAAGCGCCTCTTTGATATTGCAGTATCTCTTGTCAGTTTGATTCTTCTTGCACCGCTGTTGTTAATCATTGCGTTGATTGTTCGCTTGAAGCTCGGCTCGCCGGTTCTCTTCCGCCAGGTGCGGCCGGGGCTACATGGAAAGCCCTTCGATATGGTCAAGTTCCGCAGCATGCGCGATGCCTATAACGCTGAAGGCAAACCGCTGCCTAACTCTGAACGAATCACTCCGTTTGGTCGATTTCTGCGCTCTACTAGCCTGGATGAGCTGCCGGAGCTTTGGAATGTGTTGAAGGGAGATATGAGTTTGGTTGGGCCTCGACCTTTATTGGTAGAATATTTACCCCTTTACAACACACATCAAGCACGACGCCATGCAGTTCGTCCTGGAGTCACAGGTTGGGCACAAGTAAATGGTAGGAATGCCATCTCTTGGGAACGGAAATTTGATTACGATGTTTGGTATGTTGATAATCATACTTTTTGGCTTGATATGAGAATAATTTTATTAACTGTTAAGAAAGTATTTATTCGTGAGGGTATTTCACATGCAAGTGATGTAGCCATGCCCCGTTTTAAGGGTAGTAAAAATGAGTGA
- a CDS encoding DegT/DnrJ/EryC1/StrS aminotransferase family protein has protein sequence MLNGPFSPWPSFTEEEAQAIQRVLLSNQVNYWTGQEGRQFEREFAAYSGTEYAIAVSNGTTAIDLALKGLSTGEGHCHDEVIVTSRTFLASVSSIATAGAIPVFADVGRDSQNITAATIAEKITPNTRAIIVVHLAGWPCEMDSIMTLAEQHGLYVIEDCAQAHGATYKGRSVGSIGHVGCWSFCQDKIMTTGGEGGMVTTKDETLWRKMWAYKDHGKSWEAVYEREHPPGFRWLHESFGTNWRLTEMQAAIGRIQLARMPEWKAARQANAQHIWQTANDCAGLRVPKVPEHIEHAAYKCYVFVEPEKLNEAWSRDRIMAEIIKQGVPCFSGSCSEVYLEKAFDGTGYRPDEPLPVARELGETSLMFLCHPTLTEAEINKTCLILKQVMAKATQ, from the coding sequence ATGCTTAATGGCCCCTTCTCACCCTGGCCTTCTTTTACCGAGGAAGAAGCCCAGGCTATTCAGCGCGTACTGCTTTCCAACCAAGTTAACTACTGGACTGGCCAAGAAGGCCGACAGTTTGAGCGTGAATTTGCCGCTTATTCCGGAACTGAATATGCAATAGCTGTTTCCAATGGTACCACTGCTATTGACCTTGCACTTAAGGGATTAAGCACTGGGGAAGGGCATTGTCATGATGAAGTAATTGTCACCTCACGCACGTTTTTAGCCTCCGTTTCAAGTATAGCAACTGCCGGTGCCATACCGGTATTTGCCGATGTAGGCCGCGATTCTCAAAATATTACCGCTGCTACCATAGCCGAAAAGATCACTCCGAATACACGGGCAATTATTGTGGTCCATTTAGCGGGCTGGCCCTGTGAGATGGACTCAATCATGACCTTGGCTGAACAGCATGGCTTATATGTTATTGAGGACTGCGCTCAGGCTCATGGTGCCACATATAAAGGCCGCAGTGTGGGTAGCATTGGCCACGTAGGCTGCTGGTCATTTTGCCAAGATAAAATCATGACCACTGGTGGCGAAGGTGGCATGGTGACCACCAAAGATGAAACTCTTTGGCGCAAGATGTGGGCTTATAAAGACCATGGTAAAAGCTGGGAGGCGGTCTATGAGCGTGAGCATCCACCAGGCTTCCGTTGGCTGCACGAAAGCTTCGGCACCAACTGGCGATTGACGGAAATGCAGGCCGCCATCGGGCGCATCCAGCTTGCGCGCATGCCCGAGTGGAAGGCCGCCCGCCAAGCCAACGCCCAGCATATCTGGCAAACCGCCAATGATTGCGCTGGTTTGCGAGTACCAAAAGTGCCAGAGCATATCGAGCATGCGGCGTATAAATGCTATGTATTTGTAGAGCCTGAAAAGCTTAACGAAGCCTGGAGCCGCGACCGCATTATGGCTGAGATCATCAAGCAGGGCGTGCCTTGTTTTTCTGGTTCTTGCTCTGAGGTTTACTTGGAGAAAGCCTTTGATGGCACGGGCTACCGCCCCGATGAGCCGTTACCAGTAGCACGTGAATTAGGTGAAACCAGCCTTATGTTTCTCTGCCACCCAACGTTGACCGAGGCGGAAATTAATAAAACCTGCCTGATACTTAAACAAGTAATGGCTAAGGCCACTCAATAA
- a CDS encoding O-antigen ligase, with amino-acid sequence MRDAFFPKVMRLVGVALLCAAPLLVNNGGWLALAIAAAVGSVYLFRGKRFRSASPALLGFRLVPLLLALAAMLAAIWQGPGAVQSSLPLLLVAGLLTVASAALGHIKVPAALGFGAFAFAGVASGSWAAWQHIAQGARRASGYEPLHAILYGNLSLSVGLICLAGLAWAWQCPQRIRWLLLCGLGVLGGLVASVLSGTRGGWLALPLAGLVFYRIYLNNWPRWWRAVLLVSIALLLVSVYTLAQVGVQGRVNSAIEEGQDYLQGNAHGSIGIRLELYRVSLQLIAEKPLLGYSLADYQSAMQALQIEGEINPRVARYWHVHNDILHAWVRHGLLGLVATLLLYLWPLWFFSRQLKVATPEQRPVVLAGLLLPVMFFDFGLSYAFFAYPVVLAIYWVWLLVLASMYLSSGDRVPPLSFGTLGGHRCQGSASSIV; translated from the coding sequence TTGCGAGACGCTTTTTTCCCCAAGGTGATGCGGCTAGTGGGTGTGGCGCTGTTATGCGCGGCACCACTTTTGGTTAATAACGGCGGTTGGTTAGCGCTAGCCATTGCTGCCGCCGTAGGCAGTGTTTACTTATTTCGCGGTAAGCGCTTTAGGTCAGCTAGCCCAGCGCTGCTAGGCTTTCGCTTGGTGCCTTTATTACTTGCCTTAGCGGCCATGTTGGCAGCCATTTGGCAGGGGCCGGGGGCTGTGCAAAGTAGCCTGCCACTTTTGCTGGTGGCGGGGTTACTCACCGTTGCCAGCGCGGCGCTTGGCCATATTAAAGTACCCGCTGCGCTGGGGTTTGGTGCTTTTGCCTTCGCCGGTGTAGCTAGCGGTAGTTGGGCCGCTTGGCAGCACATAGCGCAGGGGGCTAGACGTGCCTCTGGCTATGAGCCGTTACACGCCATTCTTTACGGCAACCTATCATTATCCGTGGGGCTTATCTGCCTGGCGGGGTTGGCCTGGGCTTGGCAGTGCCCCCAACGCATCCGCTGGCTACTGCTATGTGGCTTGGGGGTGTTAGGCGGGCTTGTGGCCTCAGTACTTTCAGGTACACGAGGGGGGTGGTTGGCATTACCCCTGGCGGGCTTGGTGTTTTATCGTATTTACTTGAATAATTGGCCGCGCTGGTGGCGCGCGGTGTTGTTAGTCTCTATCGCATTATTGTTGGTTAGTGTGTATACGCTGGCGCAAGTAGGTGTACAAGGGCGGGTTAATAGCGCGATTGAGGAAGGACAGGATTATTTGCAGGGCAATGCCCATGGATCCATTGGCATCCGACTGGAGCTTTATCGAGTAAGTTTGCAGCTCATTGCAGAAAAGCCTTTGCTGGGTTACAGCTTGGCGGATTATCAAAGCGCCATGCAAGCATTACAAATTGAGGGCGAAATCAACCCCAGGGTGGCGCGCTACTGGCATGTGCATAATGATATTTTACATGCTTGGGTACGCCACGGCTTATTGGGGTTAGTCGCCACTTTGCTGCTTTATCTATGGCCGCTGTGGTTTTTCTCACGCCAGTTGAAAGTAGCCACACCAGAGCAGCGGCCTGTGGTGTTAGCGGGGCTTTTGCTGCCCGTGATGTTTTTTGACTTCGGTTTAAGCTATGCCTTTTTTGCTTACCCTGTGGTGTTGGCCATCTATTGGGTATGGTTATTAGTGCTAGCCAGTATGTACTTGTCTAGCGGTGATCGAGTGCCTCCCCTTAGCTTCGGTACGCTGGGTGGCCACCGGTGTCAGGGTAGTGCGTCAAGCATCGTTTGA
- a CDS encoding nucleoside-diphosphate sugar epimerase/dehydratase: MLSRTLHHLFGLSRSQKRLIQLVVDAALITISFLLAMFLRLDNFQFLGNAEVWWVLPATIPISLLVFIRLGFYRAIIRYMSMHAALTIVAGVLASTLSLVVINHLLLVPVPRSVPFIYAMLAMLTIGGVRMALRALYLRSQVRYKTRVLVYGAGSSGRQLVVSLHNGNEYEPIAFVDDDIKLHRSSIQGLKIFSPHSIQVLLDAYGVEKVLLAMPSATRTRRREILESLEGVSVPVQTVPGIADVVAGRAQTTEIRDVAVEDLLGRDPVPPSEGLMGANITDKVVLVTGAGGSIGSELCRQILRQRPAQLLLLEISEYNLYSIEQELHSIAQLEGFTGVAIHALLGSVQHRGRLQAVMTYYQVETVYHAAAYKHVPMVEHNVEEGLINNALGTLNCARAAVASGVADFVLISTDKAVRPTNVMGASKRLAELVCQAMASSQQDIRFCMVRFGNVLGSSGSVVPLFRRQIEAGGPITVTHPEITRYFMTIPEAAQLVIQAGAMAKGGDVFVLDMGEPVKITDLASKMVRLSGFDPYFSSPDLPNPAHQGDIEIRFTGLRPGEKLYEELLIGESVVETSHPRIMSANEVSLSLEEVETLLSNLINACQNGESSRLQKLLMDAPLGYLPNGELVDHLWQNPARKGAVTGHMKTASPITREGNNSIYIS; this comes from the coding sequence ATGTTGTCACGAACATTACATCATCTATTTGGCTTATCAAGATCTCAAAAGCGTTTGATACAGCTGGTAGTCGACGCTGCATTGATTACTATCAGTTTTTTGCTAGCTATGTTTTTAAGGCTAGATAATTTTCAGTTTTTAGGTAATGCAGAGGTGTGGTGGGTTCTTCCCGCGACGATACCGATAAGCCTTCTAGTTTTCATTCGTTTAGGGTTTTATCGCGCCATTATTCGTTATATGAGTATGCATGCCGCCTTGACTATTGTGGCGGGGGTGTTGGCCTCAACATTATCGTTAGTGGTTATTAATCATTTACTCTTGGTGCCTGTTCCTCGCTCGGTACCTTTCATTTACGCAATGTTGGCCATGTTGACGATTGGTGGTGTGCGTATGGCCTTACGAGCACTCTATCTGCGTAGCCAAGTGCGCTATAAAACGCGTGTATTAGTGTATGGGGCGGGTAGCTCAGGACGCCAGCTGGTGGTTTCTTTACACAATGGCAATGAATATGAGCCCATAGCCTTTGTGGATGATGATATAAAGCTGCATCGTTCTTCTATTCAAGGATTGAAAATATTCTCTCCTCACTCCATTCAGGTTTTACTAGATGCTTATGGCGTAGAAAAGGTTTTGCTTGCTATGCCGAGTGCAACTCGTACGCGGCGGCGGGAAATTCTTGAATCGTTAGAAGGGGTGTCAGTACCTGTACAAACGGTGCCGGGTATTGCTGATGTAGTGGCGGGAAGGGCGCAAACGACAGAAATTCGTGATGTAGCCGTTGAAGATTTACTTGGCCGTGACCCGGTTCCTCCGAGTGAAGGCCTAATGGGCGCTAATATTACCGATAAGGTGGTGTTGGTGACCGGTGCTGGAGGTTCTATTGGCAGTGAGCTATGTCGGCAAATTTTACGCCAACGTCCTGCGCAACTGCTGTTACTGGAGATTTCTGAGTACAACTTGTATTCCATTGAACAAGAACTGCACTCAATCGCCCAATTGGAAGGTTTTACGGGTGTAGCAATCCACGCGTTGCTAGGTTCGGTACAGCATCGTGGTCGCTTGCAGGCGGTGATGACGTACTACCAGGTTGAAACGGTTTATCATGCTGCCGCTTACAAACATGTACCGATGGTGGAGCACAATGTTGAGGAAGGGCTGATCAATAATGCGTTAGGGACGTTAAATTGCGCCCGTGCTGCAGTTGCCAGCGGCGTTGCTGATTTTGTGTTGATCTCGACCGACAAAGCCGTGCGGCCAACTAACGTGATGGGGGCTAGTAAACGTTTAGCTGAATTGGTTTGCCAAGCGATGGCAAGTTCACAGCAAGACATACGTTTTTGTATGGTTCGTTTTGGTAACGTATTAGGCTCAAGTGGTTCTGTAGTACCGCTTTTTCGTCGCCAAATTGAAGCCGGTGGCCCCATTACGGTTACGCATCCTGAAATAACGCGCTATTTCATGACCATTCCTGAGGCCGCGCAATTGGTCATTCAGGCAGGGGCGATGGCAAAAGGGGGGGATGTGTTTGTTTTGGATATGGGGGAACCCGTCAAGATCACGGACCTTGCGAGTAAAATGGTCCGCTTATCCGGCTTTGACCCCTATTTCTCATCCCCTGACTTGCCTAATCCCGCTCACCAGGGCGACATTGAAATTCGTTTTACCGGCTTGCGGCCTGGTGAAAAGCTCTATGAAGAGCTGTTGATTGGTGAAAGTGTGGTGGAGACCTCTCACCCGCGTATTATGTCGGCGAATGAAGTATCACTCTCTTTAGAAGAGGTTGAGACATTACTGAGCAATCTCATTAATGCATGCCAGAATGGCGAGTCGTCTCGCTTGCAGAAATTGTTGATGGACGCCCCTTTAGGCTACCTACCTAATGGAGAGCTTGTTGATCATTTGTGGCAGAACCCTGCGCGTAAAGGGGCGGTCACAGGGCATATGAAAACGGCCTCACCAATAACTCGCGAGGGCAATAACAGCATATACATTAGCTAA
- a CDS encoding ShlB/FhaC/HecB family hemolysin secretion/activation protein has product MKNKADFTRKTALAMALWCGAGVVALGTATVAQAQQSEPAASQVLVSGFSFEGNHIYNSATLSGLIASEIGKPMTLKQIQDTAALITDYYHQNGYPLAKVVVPQQTFGDDRPVTLVVLEGQLGAIDVRGNQRYASSRVSAVLGAAGTETGEPIMLDEVERSLTSLNRQSGITASATLRPGGEQGYTDLVVDVEEAPRVTGSLEVNNYGSKDTGRYRVMPSVKFQNLSGRGDELDLIGMKSLGDGDAWFGYAGYTTPLNARGTSMELYGSTGNVSVGREFKVLEIEGDSTSLGLGLHQDHVFSARNVVTYSAWLESTDLKQSLLDTTVVQDNVRKVRLGAALDHSDLSGRTLLSADVHQGLGENLGGMDNNSVESSRPYAGADNEFTKLTVDLMRIQRINSRLLAVPRLYGQYAFDPLVSSEQFAVGGVNSVRGHAPSGYSGDNGFTVSLEGRYDLFEGDQRYQLISGVSHGRTYIKKPFVDQEDEQDISGFSLGVLANPIEPVQLRLDWGIPLGDKTEDSSYVYAQVQYNF; this is encoded by the coding sequence ATGAAGAATAAAGCAGATTTCACGCGTAAAACAGCGTTGGCTATGGCGCTGTGGTGCGGCGCAGGGGTAGTGGCTCTGGGCACGGCTACAGTGGCGCAGGCTCAGCAAAGCGAACCGGCGGCATCCCAGGTTCTGGTCAGCGGTTTCAGCTTTGAAGGGAATCACATCTACAACAGCGCCACGCTGTCGGGGTTGATCGCCTCAGAAATCGGTAAGCCGATGACCCTGAAGCAGATTCAGGATACGGCGGCACTCATCACCGATTACTACCACCAAAACGGTTATCCGCTGGCCAAGGTGGTGGTGCCGCAGCAGACTTTTGGGGACGACCGGCCAGTGACGTTGGTGGTGCTAGAAGGTCAATTGGGCGCCATCGACGTGCGCGGCAATCAACGTTATGCCAGCAGCCGGGTAAGTGCGGTGCTGGGCGCGGCCGGAACGGAGACCGGTGAGCCGATTATGCTGGATGAGGTAGAGCGCTCGCTCACCAGTCTCAATCGTCAGTCCGGCATCACCGCTAGTGCAACACTGCGGCCGGGGGGCGAACAGGGTTATACCGACCTGGTTGTCGATGTGGAGGAAGCACCACGCGTTACCGGCTCCCTGGAAGTGAACAACTATGGCAGTAAGGACACCGGACGTTACCGGGTGATGCCCAGTGTGAAGTTTCAGAATCTCTCCGGCCGCGGCGACGAGCTGGATCTGATAGGGATGAAGTCTTTGGGTGACGGTGATGCCTGGTTCGGTTATGCCGGTTACACCACGCCGCTAAACGCCCGCGGCACCAGCATGGAACTTTACGGCTCCACCGGTAACGTTAGCGTCGGTCGTGAATTCAAGGTGCTGGAGATCGAAGGTGATAGCACCAGCCTGGGATTGGGTCTGCATCAGGATCACGTGTTCTCAGCGCGCAATGTGGTGACCTATAGCGCCTGGCTGGAAAGTACCGATCTCAAGCAGTCGCTGCTCGACACCACCGTCGTTCAAGACAATGTGCGCAAGGTGCGCCTCGGCGCGGCGTTAGACCATTCCGATCTCTCTGGCCGTACTCTGTTGTCTGCGGATGTCCATCAGGGGCTGGGCGAGAACTTGGGCGGCATGGATAACAATTCCGTGGAATCGAGCCGTCCCTACGCCGGTGCCGATAACGAGTTTACCAAGCTCACCGTCGACTTGATGCGCATCCAGCGTATTAACTCACGTTTGTTGGCGGTGCCGCGCCTTTACGGACAGTACGCGTTTGATCCGCTGGTCTCGAGTGAACAGTTCGCCGTGGGCGGCGTGAACTCCGTAAGGGGCCATGCTCCGTCAGGATATTCCGGCGACAACGGTTTTACCGTCAGCCTGGAAGGTCGTTATGACCTGTTTGAGGGCGACCAACGCTATCAGTTGATTAGCGGGGTCAGCCATGGCCGCACTTATATCAAAAAGCCCTTTGTGGATCAGGAAGACGAGCAGGATATTTCCGGGTTCAGCCTGGGCGTGCTCGCTAACCCGATCGAACCGGTGCAGCTGCGTCTGGATTGGGGCATTCCGTTGGGCGATAAGACCGAAGACAGCAGCTATGTGTACGCGCAGGTGCAGTACAACTTCTGA
- a CDS encoding acetyltransferase: protein MSDRKRLAIFGASGHGKVVADIALLSGWQEIDFYDDAWPEKKTLAHWILKGAFIDLIKVLDSYDGVIVAIGNNAIRETMTVKIKTLQGRLATLIHPQAIVSPFANIEEGVVVVGGAVINAFATLGLGCIVNTGATVGHDCHISSCVHIAPGANVAGNVTIGRNCWVGVGAAIRQGIQLQENVVVGAGAAVVQDVECGQTVIGVPARSVSQ from the coding sequence ATGAGTGATCGAAAACGCCTAGCCATATTTGGTGCTAGTGGGCATGGCAAGGTGGTAGCTGATATAGCTTTGCTTTCAGGGTGGCAGGAAATTGATTTCTATGATGATGCTTGGCCTGAAAAAAAAACACTGGCACATTGGATTTTAAAGGGTGCTTTTATAGACTTAATTAAGGTGCTAGATTCTTATGATGGCGTTATTGTAGCAATTGGGAATAACGCTATACGAGAAACAATGACCGTTAAGATTAAGACCTTGCAAGGCCGTTTAGCTACACTTATTCATCCACAAGCTATTGTTAGCCCGTTTGCGAATATTGAAGAAGGGGTTGTAGTAGTTGGCGGCGCCGTCATTAATGCATTTGCAACCCTAGGGTTGGGATGCATTGTGAATACCGGCGCTACAGTTGGACATGACTGTCATATATCCTCATGTGTGCATATTGCACCCGGTGCGAATGTTGCTGGTAATGTAACTATTGGCCGAAACTGCTGGGTCGGTGTTGGCGCTGCAATTCGTCAAGGCATTCAGTTGCAAGAGAATGTTGTCGTTGGAGCAGGTGCTGCAGTAGTCCAAGATGTTGAATGTGGCCAAACTGTCATTGGTGTGCCTGCTCGATCAGTTTCGCAATAA